CTCGCCCCCTCCAGCACGGGAGGGACGTCGGCGTCCTCGCCTGCCTTACCACAGCAACCGCCAGAGCAGGCGGCGGACTCAGACATGGTGGTCATCTTGCCGTCCATGCTGTGCGCGCTCGTTTGCGTCCTCGGACTCGCTCTCGCCTCCCGGTGCGCATGCCGACGCCGACACTCCAGCCCCAGTTCCTCCTCCAACCCATTCCCGAAGGGCCTCAAGAAGAAGGCCATCGACGCGCTCCCCACCATCTCCTTCGCCGCAGCCGCTTCACTGCAGCCGGCAGCAACAGAGTGTGCGATATGCCTGGCTGAGTTCGCGGAGGGGGAGGGCGTGCACGTTCTCCCGCGCTGCGGCCACACCTTCCATGTTCTCTGCATCCACGCTTGGCTCCGGACCTGCGCCACCTGCCCCTCTTGCCGCGCCTCCATCGCTACTGCTCCAGCCCCTGCACCTACGCTAGTGGTCGTAGTGGCAGGGAACAACAGGTGCGGGAGGTGCGGCAAGGCGGCCGCCCTGGCTGGTGGTGGAGATAGCACGTTCTTGCCTTAATCAGTTTATCTTATTCCTCTTTTGTTCTCTTTTCTACCGGTTTGCTAGTTAGGCTATGGAATTAATTGAATTTTTCTTAGTTAGTCGAGTATTTACCATCAGCTAGTAATTAATTACATGAGTTGTACTTAGTTAAGTAGAGTAGTAGCAGTATTGTTCTTgtgcttcattttcttcaacttCCTCTACTTTGTTTGGTAAATGAGTCGTTGTATGTCGACCCAGCTAGTTTAGTAGCTTTGTTGTAAAGTGCATAATATACGATACAACCACATACGGTGAACTAAAGTGTGAACTACATATAGTTTTCCTTTCTGCGACATCAAATCTCTTCTTTGTAATTATGCTTGAACAAATTATTGGGCATAAATAGAGTGCGACAATAGCTTTTAATATGTTCTGTGTGAGTGGCAGCAATATATTGTCGGTATCAATTTGTTTTGTTTTAACCTAATCATTGCAACATGCAACAAATTAAGTTTTTAGTCTCCATCTGAATCAATTCCCCATTGATTGAAGCAAACGGACTAGGTACCGTCTCGACCGGTGGAGATTGAACGAAAAAGTGCAAGGACAAATCATAGGGAAGAATGATTTCTGCAGGACACCAATCCACTGGATCAGAAGTCAGGAATTCGCAGGAGTGGAACATAACAAGCTCCGTATTGACCAGACGACCGCATACTAGGACTGCGATGGATCCGTAGGTCTTTTAATGTCTACGACATAGTCTCGACATCAAGACATACACACACAATGAGTATAAAAAAAAAATAACTTAAACTCTAAACTACGCATTGTTGAAAAAAAAACTCTAAACTCTAAACAAGGACAAAGCAAATTTTTATCCATAGTGTTCCACATCTTGATGCTAGGAGGGCTCATGGAGGCGGGAGGTGCCCAAGAAACACTCACGAAAGACTGTATATGTTGGTAGCTAGGATTTTGATTCTACTCAGTGTGACTATTTGTTTGGTCATAGAATGAGTAATGCCTATATATCATGTGGGCCAGAAGAAGAAATACTAGGTGCCTACATGACTGGTACATCTACACAATACCATAGTAGATGATACTATGCAACGACGGGCATGTATATGGAAAACCATGGAAACATGTACTTTTTGCCAAAGGTGGGTGGCCAACTAAAGTTGGGGATAAGAAGATGCGTATACATCTGCTTCTATACAAATATTTCTCCACTTGGCCGGCCTTCATGAGGCCTTTATGTGCAGTGTTCTGTCTTGTCTCCAAGATTCAACTTTTTCTCCTGCTAAAGATTAATCATCTGTTTTGTGAAATATCCATGGCTGGCTGGGTGTTGGGAACTAGAGTCTCCATGTATAGTGTGGTGCATGTGCAGCAAGTGAACAACTAACAGGGTCATTTGTCAAACAATCAAATGGTATGAAAAGTTAAGTGTGACTTTGAGCGATGAATGTCTCACATTCGTTTCATTTATAGATAGTGGATTTCCGGGGTAAATTAATTAGCACCTAGTTCTGTGATCATCAGGGTTATGAAACTAAATGAATCAATAAACTGTGTTAGTTAGGCCTCCCCGCTACAGTTTCATAACTCATAAGGACATATCCAGTAATGTGGCACTATAATTAAAGATGAGACTGGTGCTAATAATATCATACTATGATACAATATCTTAACTATTGAAAAGGAAACTTAGTGACAAATAAATCATATACACAATCATTTTGATAAATAAGATATCACTCTAATCTATAATTTCAGAAGTAACTAAAGTGATATCATGCATATATTTCTTTATCATATTACCCATAGTCAAAGACCTTAGAGCATCTTAACGCATCGCCCAAAACTTACTGCTCCAAACTTCCTCTCAAACCTTAACTCGTCAAATTTGGGGAGTGAAAAACTAGGCGCACCTAGGCTTTCTCCTAAAACTTAGGTCAATAGAAAACATTCTTTTGCTATTTCTGTTAACTTCTTGCCTACAAACTCCATTTCAATTTATATTTACACATCATAGTAATTCAAAACTTCACACGTCCCAACATTGTTTCGAATTAAACTTCCAAGTGATGTCTGCACATCACACATGCGGAAAGCATCCATGTCTGATCACATGCAACCGCACTAGCTAAATGTAAGTCGATGCATAAGAGAGACTCAATTAGTTGACTAATCAATCAATCACGTACAGAAAGACAACCTAACTAATAACACGGGATGGATCATCTGCATTATATCCATCACCCACCTTAGATATATAGCTGCTACTTTCCACAACCCGATATGATTTGTTAAGTTAATCACACACCAATCATGTATCCCACGATCCGTCAAAAAACACATTGTAAATATTATTTTAATTACATGATCCATAGATTAAAAGTATAACCACTTGAGTCAAAAGGTCTGGTGCGTTCCACCATCTTCTTGGCTCTTTGAGACTTTCATCGAAAATGGAAACCGGTGCCGGAAAGATTGAATGAAAAGTAGTCCATCGATCGGCAAGGACACCAAGAATAGGTTTACATACTTAACTCAGCCACTCATCTTTAGGGAGCATTCCTGTATACTTTACCTCCTAACTACATGCACACACACTAGCTACATAGCTTTGTGATGGAATAGACACCCATACATCCATCACTAAGCATGAAATTGGGCAAAATTAAGCGCTTTCTTTGTGCAagaaattaattaattagtgggataatatgataagcaaagtgttttcATTCATTACGATGTTTATGTCTTTCCTTATGGAATAAGAAAAGTTGGGGATGGTAAAATATGTAATGACACTACATTTACTTTCTAGCAAGCTCATTTTCTTCAACCCCCAATGCAGTAAGATATATGTAATCCTGGCTAAATAGGCAGTGTGAGCCGCACTAACCCCGTATGGAATGAATCATGTATAGTATCTTATTATATATATTAGTGATATGAAGACTACCTCAGTTCAGCGCGCATAACTGAGCGTTAGGTGGTAGGTACAAACACTTTGAACATTTCCTCCCTTGATTGTGGTCTTTAATTTGGTGGTGAAACGACGAGCTAGGTAGCTCTCGGCTAATCACTTTCACTTTTGCGAAAAGCACAAATTAAAGGGAGACTACAAGTGTGTCTGTCTCTAATCTTCCACACATGCACTGGTTTTGGCTGCTACTTGACTTACTCCTCATATAGTATCGTCACTATAGTATGGTTTCCTTTTTTGTGGTGACAAGCTTGATTATACCGTGTACTTTTCTAGGCAGAGCAACACTAATTAATAAGCATAGTTAACTTGTCACGGGTGCAAGCAAAATATCCCCAAGTGGCATGAACTGCAGCAGCCTTTTGTTTTGTGCATCCTTTTCTTATCAAACTTTTGTCCATCCCTTATGTTTCTGATGATTTGTTTTGTGCATCGGTAACTTCTAAGAATGGTAAACAAATGTGCAACTTGGGAAATTTCATCAAGATTACCTGCAAATTCAGCTTGCCGACGAAGCACCTCTTTCATAGATTCACTTTACAGTAAGACAAATCAAAATCATGGATTAACTTAAGAGAGCCTCATCTTTCCAAACATACTATGGTTGTGGTTGGTCTCCAATTAGAAGTTTAGTAACAACCCGTTGTAATACTCCCTACAACATCACGACTCACCATATTGTACTATTGCCTTCCATGTAGAAAAACATGACACACCTGCATGAGGAAGCATCCTATAGTGGCATGCATGCATTGAGACCCCGCCCCTACCACATGGGCCTGGCGGCCTTTAGAATACTAGCAGGCGGAGGTGCGGCAGCACGCCGCGCCCGAGCTTAAGCCCGTCGTTAGCCATatgttgttgctcatatttgttatTGATAGTTTATCAGGTTTTGGTAAGTGAAGCAAGAATAATATAGTAGGTAATACAGATTATTTGGTCAATTTCATGACTTGGTGACATACATGATAAATAAAATAGTACAATGAAGTGCTGTTTAAGAGAGTAATATTGTGTAGCTAGATGGTGTACAAATGTAGATAAAGAAAAACTTGGTGAAAATACATCATGGCTTTTTAGCACTTCAGATTCTTTGTTCTTGATCTTCATGATTAATTTGGTCTTGATGAACATAAATTGGAGGGTATTTACATCCTTTTGGGATTTGATTAGGGTGCTCCTCTCGGGCCCATCCACTGAAGATTTTAGTCTATGGAAAAATTATTTCGCAAGCACAACATGATAGCGGCTCGATTAACATATGTGGAGTTTACGTGAGAAGACAATTCATCAGCACGGTAATAAGGTTCATTTAGCTGATCAGGAGCAAACAAGTGCCATGATAACTACAGAAACTTAGGATCTTATCAACTATTAATAGCGATTAAAAACATGATATTTCTCTTCTTCTAGAAATGTATGATGAGCACAAATGGAAGTATCAACTGGCTAAATCATATATCTTGTGTAGGCCAAAGGACCAAGGATGGATATGCATCGGAAACATCAAAAATATCAAAATTAAAAATAAGTGCTTGCATAGAAAATAGCTATTCAAGCTACAAAATGGGGAAGGGTGTCTCGCAAGAGCTCCTCCGTAATAAACACTTATATTGCAAGAATATATCTGTTTTGGAAGCCTTCCCGAAGTGGATGCCAAACCAACCGATTCTCTGTTTTGGAAGGGCTTGATGAAGTTGGTGATGGCCAATCGATGAGTTCCTGGGAGATACCTGGCTAGGTGAAAATTCGCTTGTGACTATGTACCCTTCAATTTACAATATAGTGTTAAAGGAGATGGTACAATTCAATATATTTTTGGATCGACACCTATGGACATCCAGTTCAGGAGGGCCATAATTGGTGATAAATTGATGCATGGCTCCTTTAATTTGTATGATGATGTTGGTAAACTTAGCTCACGTGCCGAATGTTTTGGTGGAGAGTTAAGACCAGCAACGTGTTTGTTGTTAAGTCTATGTATGCAAATCTTATAAATATGGGGCCGACTTTTCGCAGAAAAAATATTCGAAAAATAAAGTTCCTTTAGAGATAAAATTTTATGTGATTTGTACAGGGGACTATGTATGCAGATCTTGTAAATATGTGGCCGATGTTCCAGAGAAAGAATATTTGGAAAATTAAAGTTCCTTTAGAGATAAAATTTTATGTGATTTGTACAGACGAAGTGATCCTCACCAAATATTATTTGGCTAAAAGAAACCATAAGAGATGTATAAAGTGTTGTTTTGTGTTCAAGATGAAATAATTTAACATTTCTCTATTTCCGCCTTTTCACAGCTTTGATTTGGCGTGCGACTCTTGTTGCATGTAATATGTCACCCCCAACAAATATCCCAAATTTATTTGGAATCTGGTTTGTTGGTATCAACAAAAACCTTAAGGGTTATATCCGTATAGGGGTTTGTGCCTTACTTGGGGGAAATTGGAATTGCTGGAATGACTATGTTTTTAGTGGGTCTTTCTCTATTAACTTTGTGCAGCTTATCTGCAAGGCCAACACATCGATCCGTATGTGATCATCACCTCAAAACGGGGACACTGGGAGCTCATGGCCTATGGGTGCAACCGTATGGAGACGGTTTCACAATCGTTATTCAACCAGTTTGGTTGGCATGTCACTAATAGATTATGTGGTTAAGTCATGTGATCTTAATACGACATTTTGTGGTCATTTTTCTGTTTTCTCATTTTAATTGCTATTGCGTACTTGTTGAACTTTATCCTTTTCTTTTAACAaagatggttgtgtgcatcatgaTGATTTAGAGGTCAGAGTTTACCCCTTTTTCAACAACAAAATTGCATTTCTGTGGAGGGATAGAAAACATACAAAAATTTCTCTAGCTGATAACTAGTGGGTTCACCTATAATACTTGCATTACAGTTCACGCGATATTTTTGCTAAATCACggttgattttgcagccgttggaggtTGGGAAGTCAATGCTACTTTATTTTTTGCAAGACCATCAAGATGTTGACACAATGAAACTTGCTGACCTATGGTTTTCCACCTCTCGGTGTCAGAAAAGCCATCAAAGACGAGGAGAACCGGCGAAACAAGGAATCATCTTTCTAAAACCAGGTGCTTCCATTAGGATTGGCATGTCCCTATAGGAACTGCTGAACTGTACAGTGGCATGATGGGCATATATTTGAGAGAATCATGAAAATGTGAACCTTTTGGCAAAGGTCGCTGACCAGCTAACGTTTGGGATAAGTTCGTAAGTAGAAGATAGTATATATGCTTTGCATCCCGTGTCTAAATATCTCTGCATTTTGGCGGGCTTTCATGATGGATGGATGGCCTTTATGTGTACCATCTAGTCTCAAAGATTCACCTTTTCTACGGCCAAAGATTCATCGGCTCGCTGGTAATTGGAATGTACGGCTAGCTAGTGTTAAAGGAGATGGTTTTGGGTTTTTGGGACTTGGGCATGGACGTATGTTTGCTTGGTGCATGCAAGTGCAGCAGATCATGGTCAAGTGAATAATCTTATGAACATTGGAATGTTGAAATTAACTAAGGACATGTTCGGGTTGGTAAGAATCTGCTGGGATTGGGGTTTTGGAACTACGAGCATGTTCGATTGAGCTAAATTCCCTATCAATCTCGCTAACAGCTTCGAAACGGAACAAACCCTGAATGAGGTGCATGGATTGTGTAGGTGTTTCACACTTGTTTGACTCAAAATAATCCAATTTCTAGTACTGCACGCGcgcgtgcgcgcgcacacacacacacgcgtgcgGCATACATGCACGCATGTCCAAATATGCAGCCGCAAGCTAGAGCAGCGGAGTTGACTAATTAATCAATGAAGAACATACGGGGAGACAACCTAGTAACAGATAACAGGCGATCGATCACTTACAAAACGACAACTCCCCACAGATAGATAGATGCTGCTTTCCGGGACCTGCACCATATACCTTGTTAAGTTACTAGACAGATTAATTAAGAGTAGCTGCTAGTATCATCCATGCAAGCTAAAATGATGGCCAATTAGGTCAAAATCGTCTTGCAACTTGCATGTTCTTGTCCATTTTCTTAGCTCCCTATTGTCGTTTAGCGCCCAAAATGGCGACCAGCGAGAGAAAGAAGTTTCAATTTAAAGCAGCAACTATACATGCTCATATCCAGGGTCTAAACATAGGAAAAGACCCTGGCATATTTTTATAGGagtgagaaacaccgttgaaatatcTGCTCCCTGTGGTGGGGATCGGCTGGCCTAGAACACAGGACTATGTCCCTACCACTGAGCTACACTCAGTTATTCTTGGGGTCTACGATCGAATATATATACACAAACACACTCTCTGAGATGGAAATAAGCATTTCACCAATTTTATTTAGCGCGTTTTTCATGTGCAAAAGTCCAAAGTGTTT
This portion of the Triticum dicoccoides isolate Atlit2015 ecotype Zavitan chromosome 7A, WEW_v2.0, whole genome shotgun sequence genome encodes:
- the LOC119327452 gene encoding probable E3 ubiquitin-protein ligase ATL44; the encoded protein is MVVILPSMLCALVCVLGLALASRCACRRRHSSPSSSSNPFPKGLKKKAIDALPTISFAAAASLQPAATECAICLAEFAEGEGVHVLPRCGHTFHVLCIHAWLRTCATCPSCRASIATAPAPAPTLVVVVAGNNRCGRCGKAAALAGGGDSTFLP